From a single Chloroflexota bacterium genomic region:
- the radC gene encoding DNA repair protein RadC, with translation MAVSERPRERLKHLGANALKSEELIAILLRTGTRGENVVHLAERLLRECGGLVGLSRLPLSEMTRVKGIGPVKAIELQAVFELGRRISVASPEEKPVIKSPADAVNLLADMGTLEQEVMRTVLLDTKNRVLAMPTMYRGSLHTTVIRVAELFREAVRQNCAALIVAHNHPSGDPTPSPEDVAVTREIVQAGKLLDIDVLDHLVIGAGTKFVSLKERGLGFG, from the coding sequence ATGGCGGTCAGCGAACGACCGCGCGAACGGCTCAAGCATCTGGGCGCGAACGCGCTCAAGAGTGAAGAACTCATCGCGATTTTACTTCGCACCGGCACGCGCGGCGAAAACGTCGTGCACCTCGCAGAGCGATTGCTGCGCGAGTGCGGCGGCTTGGTCGGCTTGTCGCGTTTGCCGTTGAGCGAAATGACACGCGTCAAAGGCATCGGACCGGTCAAAGCCATCGAACTGCAAGCCGTGTTCGAACTGGGTCGGCGGATTAGCGTGGCATCGCCAGAGGAAAAGCCGGTCATCAAATCACCGGCGGACGCGGTGAACTTGCTCGCGGACATGGGGACGTTAGAGCAAGAGGTGATGCGAACTGTTTTGCTCGATACCAAGAATCGCGTGCTCGCGATGCCGACGATGTATCGCGGCTCGCTGCACACGACGGTGATTCGCGTGGCGGAACTATTTCGCGAGGCGGTACGGCAGAATTGCGCCGCGCTCATCGTCGCGCACAATCATCCGTCCGGCGATCCGACGCCGTCGCCGGAAGATGTCGCGGTGACGCGCGAGATTGTGCAAGCCGGGAAACTCTTGGACATTGACGTGCTCGATCATCTCGTGATTGGCGCGGGAACCAAGTTTGTGAGTCTCAAGGAACGCGGGTTGGGATTTGGGTAA
- a CDS encoding CpaF family protein, producing the protein MPGLLDRVASDKSKGEAPTADKPAPTLPEVETKFRQWVIEKLLAEIGNAERLTRSDAVVSAVRERFVAICKAANAPFTPKQLDSIEHQVLDEILGFGPIEPLLQDPSITEVMVNGPHHVFAEQKGRVAETDIHFDDDAHVYRVIERILRPLGRRVNRQWPLADARLPDGSRVNVIIPPSAIDGPTITIRKFSKKKLMATDLIAFGSMSQAMADLLQACVVARLNIIVSGGTGSGKTTLLNVLSNFIPDHERIVTVEDSAELQLAKPHIVRLEAHPGEPDGSGKVTIRDLVVNSLRMRPERIVVGEVRDGAALDMLQAMNTGHDGSLTTLHANTPRDAISRLETMTLMAGIEFPIRVIREQIVHAIDLIVQQARLRDGSRKITQITEVLGMEGDTVVMQDVFRFVEKGVDGQGAIIGEMKPTGIRPRFVTRLEAVGFSLPPETFGVEPLTPRKK; encoded by the coding sequence ATGCCCGGTCTTCTCGATCGCGTCGCGTCGGACAAATCCAAAGGCGAAGCGCCGACCGCTGACAAGCCCGCGCCCACACTACCTGAAGTTGAAACCAAATTTCGACAATGGGTCATCGAAAAACTGCTCGCCGAAATCGGCAACGCCGAACGTCTCACGCGCAGCGACGCCGTCGTCAGCGCGGTGCGCGAACGCTTCGTCGCGATCTGCAAGGCAGCGAACGCGCCGTTTACCCCGAAGCAACTCGACTCAATCGAGCACCAAGTCCTCGACGAAATTCTGGGCTTTGGTCCCATCGAGCCACTCCTCCAAGACCCTTCGATCACCGAAGTGATGGTGAACGGACCCCATCACGTGTTCGCGGAACAAAAAGGACGCGTCGCGGAAACGGACATCCATTTCGACGACGACGCGCACGTGTATCGCGTGATCGAGCGCATCTTGCGTCCGCTCGGTCGCCGCGTGAATCGCCAATGGCCCCTCGCCGACGCGCGCCTGCCCGACGGCTCGCGCGTGAACGTCATCATTCCGCCGAGCGCGATTGATGGACCGACGATCACGATCCGCAAATTCTCGAAAAAGAAATTGATGGCGACGGATTTGATCGCGTTCGGCTCGATGTCGCAAGCGATGGCGGATCTGTTGCAGGCGTGCGTCGTCGCACGCTTGAATATCATCGTCTCCGGCGGCACGGGCAGCGGCAAGACCACCCTGCTCAACGTCCTCTCGAATTTTATTCCCGATCACGAACGCATCGTGACCGTGGAGGACTCGGCGGAATTGCAACTCGCCAAGCCGCACATCGTCCGGCTCGAGGCGCATCCCGGCGAACCAGATGGTTCGGGCAAGGTCACGATTCGCGATCTCGTCGTCAATTCGCTCCGCATGCGTCCCGAACGCATCGTCGTCGGCGAAGTGCGCGACGGCGCGGCGCTCGACATGTTGCAAGCGATGAATACCGGGCACGACGGCTCGCTGACGACGCTCCACGCGAACACGCCGCGCGATGCGATCAGCCGTCTCGAAACGATGACGCTGATGGCGGGCATCGAATTTCCGATTCGCGTGATTCGCGAGCAAATCGTCCACGCGATTGACCTCATCGTGCAACAAGCGCGCCTGCGCGATGGCTCGCGCAAAATCACCCAGATCACCGAAGTCCTGGGTATGGAAGGCGACACGGTCGTGATGCAAGACGTGTTTCGTTTCGTCGAGAAAGGCGTTGACGGACAAGGCGCGATCATCGGCGAAATGAAACCAACCGGCATTCGTCCCAGGTTTGTGACGCGCCTCGAAGCCGTTGGTTTTTCGCTCCCTCCCGAAACGTTTGGCGTTGAGCCACTGACGCCGCGCAAAAAATAA
- a CDS encoding cupredoxin domain-containing protein, whose protein sequence is MLLFRMLCLLTLVFVLAACGNTASVREIMLDGTEFKYQPNTIEVVVGQPVRVTLRNTGLLEHDWSVADLPTINVRIVADNAPPGATEALHSAALHISAAKGKTSILEFTPTRAGTFTFFCDVPGHKEAGMVGKLIVKDK, encoded by the coding sequence ATGCTGCTATTTCGAATGTTGTGTTTGCTCACTTTGGTGTTTGTGCTTGCCGCGTGCGGCAACACGGCTAGCGTGCGCGAGATCATGCTTGATGGCACAGAGTTCAAGTACCAACCTAACACGATCGAGGTCGTCGTTGGGCAACCGGTGCGCGTGACGTTACGCAACACGGGTTTGCTCGAGCACGACTGGAGCGTTGCGGACCTGCCGACAATCAACGTCCGCATTGTGGCGGATAATGCTCCGCCAGGCGCGACCGAGGCGTTACACTCGGCGGCGTTGCACATCTCGGCGGCAAAAGGCAAAACGAGCATTCTCGAATTCACTCCGACGCGCGCCGGCACATTCACATTTTTTTGCGACGTGCCGGGACACAAAGAAGCCGGCATGGTCGGCAAACTGATCGTCAAGGACAAGTAG
- a CDS encoding GAF domain-containing protein: MHAVDDIRALLRPVTYATGLVLALGLIGVQVIPMDDTRRYMLSALIILFGVLALLTLRYITPRVWTNAWVIYLTIIINTAIIAFANWQLPELDLSPLYTLVVIVTAIISERRAGLFAAGLVSLTQMTIDLSTRPELMVGPALRLVVYVLAALLISELTRALTHHFRVAALQADEQRREIERRQAELEGLYEISQAFADLDDASATFRQVTERTARLLGAQVCFLERFDEARSCLFGLPPGFGLADTQIAALVHPVDHEMIALWDVERHDYLLVNDIARLPARLAETVRGLNLHNLAAARLVVHGRAIGLILAANKLNGDFNAHDGHLLTILARQAAIAVENARLFGDTQVSLRNVTRLYAMSAQLTQQRDPRDVPTHIVHAVVEALGAPMATLALMNEATGKLEYAATVGAPPQASQTPSSENGWGMHVFQSGEAHYIEDTRAERDLSPGTDAWGDRAVACLPIQHNVKRIGLLYVSYLEPHSFTPVEKTMLAIFANQAAIALENAWLYREAQKNLDDVTQLYAISAELSGHLNPDDLPQRVIQAIAHALNAPIATIALLNPATHLLEYAATVGVSEHARRLPFRPDGLGMTVVRSRQPTFIQDMQAVENPSPAASMMRYRAVACLPIQRGGNAIGALYVNYAEPHVFTPIEKSTLAIFANQAAIALENAQLYAAEKRRVAQLAVVNDLGHRVTSILDLRELAWTLARLIRAQFGYRYVHVFRVDEPAREAVLLAGEGPYPSALSNAHFALKFEQGMVGWVAEHGEPLLTNDVAREPHFMFHETVADTRAELAVPLKIGPRTIGVLDVETDRVDAFDESDIATLETLAAQVAIAMENARLYSALQDQARRDSLTQVYNHGYFMERLTDELQRTVREGASLALIMLDIDHFKAFNDRYGHLVGDKVLDVTVKAIRTHLKQSDWVGRWGGEEFVIALPGLGLEHARDVAERIRSTLQDIHLSAKDGDPIAPLTVSQGIAVFPQHTRDPWDLIDLADAALYRAKSSGRDQVCVCSDQC, encoded by the coding sequence ATGCACGCGGTAGATGATATTCGGGCTTTGCTTCGTCCCGTCACGTATGCGACGGGGTTAGTTCTTGCCCTCGGTTTGATCGGCGTTCAGGTCATCCCCATGGATGACACGCGCCGCTATATGTTGAGCGCGCTCATCATTCTCTTTGGTGTGCTCGCGCTGCTGACCTTGCGCTACATCACGCCGCGCGTGTGGACGAATGCCTGGGTGATCTATCTCACCATCATCATCAACACCGCGATTATCGCGTTTGCCAATTGGCAACTCCCCGAACTCGATCTGTCTCCACTCTACACGCTGGTCGTCATTGTGACGGCGATCATTTCCGAACGCCGCGCCGGTTTGTTTGCGGCGGGCTTGGTCAGTCTCACGCAAATGACGATTGACCTGTCCACACGTCCTGAGTTAATGGTCGGACCAGCGTTACGCCTGGTGGTCTATGTGTTGGCGGCGCTGTTGATTTCCGAATTGACGCGCGCGCTGACCCATCATTTCCGCGTCGCCGCGCTCCAAGCCGATGAACAACGCCGCGAAATCGAGCGGCGTCAGGCGGAACTGGAAGGACTGTACGAAATCTCACAGGCATTCGCCGATCTCGATGACGCGTCCGCGACGTTTCGCCAAGTGACCGAACGCACCGCGCGTTTGCTCGGCGCGCAGGTTTGTTTCCTCGAACGATTCGACGAGGCGCGGTCGTGTTTGTTCGGCTTACCGCCCGGGTTCGGACTTGCCGATACGCAAATTGCCGCGCTGGTTCACCCAGTAGACCACGAGATGATCGCATTGTGGGATGTCGAACGACACGATTACTTGCTCGTGAATGATATTGCGCGTTTGCCGGCGCGTTTGGCGGAAACAGTGCGCGGACTGAATTTGCATAACCTCGCCGCGGCGCGCCTCGTCGTGCACGGTCGCGCGATTGGGTTGATTCTCGCGGCGAACAAGCTCAACGGCGACTTTAACGCGCACGACGGACACTTGTTGACGATTCTCGCGCGCCAAGCCGCCATCGCGGTCGAGAATGCGCGTCTGTTTGGCGATACGCAGGTGAGTCTGCGAAACGTGACGCGCTTGTACGCGATGAGCGCGCAACTCACGCAACAACGTGACCCGCGCGATGTCCCGACGCACATCGTCCACGCGGTCGTCGAGGCGCTCGGCGCGCCGATGGCGACGCTCGCGTTGATGAACGAAGCGACCGGCAAATTGGAGTACGCCGCGACGGTGGGCGCGCCGCCCCAGGCAAGCCAGACTCCGTCCAGCGAAAACGGCTGGGGTATGCATGTGTTTCAAAGCGGCGAGGCGCATTATATCGAAGACACGCGCGCCGAACGCGATCTCTCGCCGGGCACGGACGCCTGGGGCGACCGCGCGGTCGCGTGTTTACCGATTCAGCACAACGTCAAACGGATCGGCTTGCTGTACGTCAGTTATCTTGAGCCGCATAGCTTTACGCCGGTCGAAAAAACTATGCTCGCGATTTTCGCGAATCAAGCCGCGATTGCCCTGGAAAACGCCTGGCTCTATCGCGAAGCGCAAAAAAATCTTGACGATGTGACCCAGCTCTACGCGATCAGCGCCGAGTTGTCCGGGCATCTCAATCCCGATGATTTGCCGCAACGTGTCATCCAAGCCATTGCCCACGCGTTGAACGCGCCGATTGCGACGATCGCGCTGCTCAACCCCGCGACGCATTTGCTCGAATACGCGGCAACGGTCGGCGTGTCGGAGCACGCGCGGCGCTTGCCGTTTCGCCCCGATGGCTTGGGGATGACCGTCGTGCGTAGTCGGCAACCGACATTTATCCAGGATATGCAAGCGGTGGAAAATCCCAGCCCCGCGGCGAGCATGATGCGCTATCGCGCGGTCGCGTGCTTGCCGATTCAACGCGGCGGCAACGCGATTGGCGCGCTATACGTCAATTACGCCGAGCCGCACGTCTTCACGCCCATCGAAAAAAGCACGCTCGCGATTTTCGCCAACCAAGCCGCGATTGCGTTGGAGAACGCGCAACTGTACGCCGCCGAGAAACGCCGCGTCGCGCAACTCGCCGTCGTCAACGACCTGGGTCATCGCGTCACCTCGATTTTGGATCTCCGCGAATTGGCGTGGACGTTGGCGCGTTTGATCCGCGCCCAGTTCGGTTATCGGTACGTGCATGTCTTTCGCGTGGATGAGCCAGCGCGTGAGGCGGTCCTGCTGGCGGGCGAAGGACCGTATCCCAGCGCGTTGTCCAACGCGCACTTTGCGCTCAAGTTCGAGCAAGGGATGGTGGGCTGGGTTGCCGAGCACGGCGAACCGTTGCTCACAAACGATGTGGCGCGCGAACCGCATTTTATGTTCCACGAGACGGTCGCGGACACGCGGGCGGAATTGGCGGTGCCGCTCAAAATCGGTCCGCGCACGATTGGTGTACTCGACGTGGAAACGGATCGCGTGGACGCGTTTGACGAGAGCGATATCGCGACGCTCGAAACGCTCGCCGCCCAGGTTGCGATCGCGATGGAAAACGCGCGGCTCTACAGCGCGCTGCAGGACCAAGCCCGCCGCGATAGTTTGACCCAGGTTTACAATCACGGCTATTTTATGGAACGGCTCACCGACGAATTGCAACGCACCGTGCGGGAGGGCGCGTCGCTCGCGCTTATCATGCTCGACATTGATCACTTTAAGGCGTTCAATGATCGCTATGGTCACTTGGTCGGCGACAAGGTGCTTGACGTGACGGTGAAAGCGATTCGGACGCACCTCAAGCAAAGCGATTGGGTGGGACGGTGGGGCGGTGAAGAGTTCGTGATCGCGTTACCGGGTTTGGGACTGGAACACGCGCGTGACGTTGCCGAGCGAATTCGGAGCACGTTGCAAGATATCCACTTGAGCGCCAAAGATGGCGACCCTATCGCGCCGCTGACGGTGAGCCAGGGCATCGCCGTATTCCCCCAGCACACGCGCGATCCCTGGGATTTGATTGATCTAGCAGATGCCGCGCTCTATCGCGCCAAGTCATCGGGACGCGATCAAGTGTGTGTGTGCAGCGATCAATGTTAA
- a CDS encoding CoA-binding protein: protein MELIVAQISNLRRRKLEICATEGFVNNAELKRILETARTIATVGFSTNWERPGYFVPEYLATQGYNVIPVNPTVTEIQGRKAYPDLLAVPEQVDVVQIFRRAEDVPPIVEQAIQIGARVVWMQEGIVNEAAAERARAAGLDVVMNECMMKSHRRLIAK, encoded by the coding sequence ATGGAGTTAATCGTGGCGCAAATTTCCAACTTGCGGCGCCGCAAATTGGAAATTTGCGCCACGGAGGGATTTGTGAACAACGCCGAACTCAAACGTATATTGGAAACCGCACGCACGATTGCGACGGTTGGTTTTTCGACAAACTGGGAACGTCCCGGTTATTTTGTGCCGGAATATCTCGCGACCCAAGGGTACAACGTGATACCCGTGAATCCAACCGTGACCGAAATCCAGGGACGGAAGGCGTACCCCGATTTGCTCGCCGTGCCGGAACAAGTGGATGTCGTGCAGATTTTTCGCCGCGCGGAAGATGTGCCGCCGATTGTCGAGCAGGCGATTCAAATCGGTGCGCGCGTCGTGTGGATGCAAGAAGGCATCGTCAACGAAGCGGCGGCGGAACGCGCGCGCGCGGCAGGACTCGACGTGGTGATGAACGAATGTATGATGAAATCACACCGGCGGTTGATCGCGAAATAA
- a CDS encoding cyclic nucleotide-binding domain-containing protein, with product MNEQLIRKQLLFAGLNEQDIAWLTGMAEIVSLRKGDVLMEEGTPGDALYLVLEGEFQVTKRSGNSEVAIAMRGVGEVFGEMSLLEQGPRSATVRAATDSRLAKISKAIFDELVTTRPVATLSILRTVIARLRNTEVMLRQSEKMASLGTLAAGLAHELNNPGAAARRASAQLRDTLTDWQQLTITLGTIGLDAAQTALITSLRDEMLQRSTARVNLDPITRSDRESELQTWLEERAIENAWEIAPVLVSFGWVTPDVAALSQSFTAPQFAVIARWLCVGCVVYSLIDEVNQSAARISEIVKAVKSYSYLDQAPIQQIDVREGIENTLTILRSKLKQGVTVTLDYAPDLPRIEAYGSELNQVWTNIIDNAIDAMHGKGEIKIKTYEKEKCVVVELTDNGPGIPPDIQSRIFDPFFTTKPPGVGTGLGLNITYNIIQKHRGQIRVTSQPGATTFHVELPIQLKT from the coding sequence ATGAACGAACAACTGATTCGCAAGCAATTGCTCTTTGCGGGCTTGAACGAACAAGATATCGCGTGGCTCACCGGGATGGCGGAGATCGTGTCGCTTCGTAAAGGTGACGTGTTGATGGAAGAAGGCACGCCCGGCGACGCGCTCTACCTCGTGCTCGAAGGCGAGTTTCAAGTCACCAAGCGTTCCGGCAACAGCGAGGTCGCCATCGCCATGCGCGGCGTGGGCGAAGTGTTCGGCGAAATGTCCCTGCTCGAACAAGGTCCGCGCAGCGCAACCGTTCGCGCGGCAACCGATAGTCGCCTTGCTAAAATCAGCAAAGCGATTTTCGACGAGCTGGTCACGACCCGCCCGGTCGCCACCCTTTCGATTTTGCGGACCGTGATCGCGCGCCTCCGCAACACCGAAGTGATGTTGCGTCAAAGCGAAAAGATGGCGTCGCTCGGCACGCTCGCCGCCGGTCTCGCACACGAGTTGAACAACCCCGGCGCGGCGGCGCGGCGCGCGAGCGCGCAACTGCGCGACACGCTGACCGATTGGCAACAACTCACCATCACGCTCGGTACGATTGGACTCGACGCGGCGCAAACCGCGCTCATCACGTCTCTGCGCGATGAAATGCTGCAGCGCTCGACGGCGCGCGTGAACCTCGACCCGATCACACGGAGTGATCGCGAAAGTGAATTGCAAACCTGGCTCGAAGAGCGCGCCATCGAAAACGCGTGGGAGATCGCACCCGTGCTTGTTTCATTCGGCTGGGTCACGCCGGATGTCGCGGCGTTGAGCCAATCATTTACCGCGCCACAATTCGCCGTCATCGCGCGCTGGCTGTGCGTGGGTTGCGTGGTCTATTCGTTGATTGACGAAGTGAACCAGAGCGCCGCGCGCATTTCAGAAATCGTCAAGGCGGTCAAGTCGTACTCGTACCTCGACCAAGCGCCGATTCAACAGATTGACGTGCGCGAGGGCATCGAAAATACGTTGACGATTTTGCGGAGCAAACTCAAGCAAGGCGTAACCGTGACGCTCGATTACGCACCCGACTTGCCGCGCATCGAGGCGTATGGCAGCGAATTGAACCAGGTGTGGACGAACATCATTGACAATGCGATTGACGCAATGCACGGCAAAGGCGAAATCAAAATCAAGACGTACGAGAAAGAAAAATGCGTCGTCGTCGAACTGACGGATAATGGTCCCGGCATTCCGCCCGACATTCAATCGCGCATTTTCGATCCATTCTTTACAACCAAGCCGCCCGGCGTCGGCACTGGGCTGGGACTGAACATCACCTACAACATCATCCAAAAACATCGCGGACAAATTCGCGTCACGTCGCAACCCGGCGCGACGACCTTTCACGTCGAGTTGCCGATTCAACTAAAGACATAG
- a CDS encoding FAD-dependent oxidoreductase — MAKPTILTLDDEPVVLNAVERDLRQKYGRDYRILKSGAGAEALDALKQLLARGETVALFVVDQRMPQMSGTDFIEQARAIFPDAKKVLLTAYADTEAAIQSINRIGLDYYLMKPWDPPQDNLYPVLDDLLDEWKANVKQPYEGIRVVGALWSPPSHTVKDFLARHLIAYQWLDVDKDAQARALADAHGADGTRLPIVLMPDGAVLVEPSLRELAGKVGMQTRAEQKLYDIIVVGAGPAGLSAAVYGGSEGQSVVVLERGVPGGQAGNSPKIENYLGFPSGLSGMDLARRAITQAKRFGAEILEATEAVRVRAEDKYRIVTLKDGSEIVGKTLLMASGATFRRLDVPGVKELTGAGVYYGAAFTEATYYRDQPVFVIGGANSAGQGAMFLSRFASQVTMLIRRESQWSSKYLRDAEEANPKIERLFNTEVVEIHGVPGKLAEIVVKNNQTGETRTLPGAAVFVFIGAMPNSEVVKGLVETNEKGFILTGSDLMRDGKRPKGWTLDRDPYILETSCPGIFAAGDVRFGTNNRVAHATGEGGVAIAAIQRYLETV, encoded by the coding sequence ATGGCAAAACCAACAATTCTCACATTGGATGATGAGCCGGTTGTACTGAACGCGGTCGAACGCGATCTGCGCCAAAAATATGGACGCGATTATCGCATTCTCAAATCTGGGGCGGGCGCAGAGGCGCTCGACGCGCTCAAGCAATTACTGGCGCGCGGTGAAACGGTCGCGTTGTTCGTCGTGGATCAGCGCATGCCGCAGATGAGCGGGACCGACTTTATAGAACAAGCGCGTGCGATTTTTCCGGACGCAAAAAAAGTTTTGCTCACTGCGTACGCGGACACCGAAGCGGCGATTCAATCCATCAATCGCATCGGACTCGATTACTATTTGATGAAACCCTGGGATCCGCCCCAGGACAATCTTTATCCGGTGCTCGACGATCTGCTCGACGAGTGGAAAGCGAATGTCAAGCAACCGTACGAAGGAATCCGCGTCGTCGGCGCGTTGTGGTCGCCGCCATCGCACACCGTCAAAGATTTTCTCGCGCGGCATTTGATCGCGTATCAATGGCTCGACGTGGACAAGGACGCGCAGGCGCGCGCACTCGCGGACGCGCATGGCGCAGACGGCACGCGCCTGCCCATCGTGCTGATGCCGGACGGCGCGGTGTTGGTCGAACCGTCGTTGCGTGAACTCGCCGGCAAGGTCGGCATGCAAACGCGCGCGGAACAAAAATTGTACGACATTATCGTCGTCGGCGCGGGTCCCGCCGGACTATCGGCGGCGGTGTACGGCGGCTCGGAAGGACAGAGCGTCGTCGTGCTCGAACGCGGCGTGCCGGGCGGGCAAGCCGGCAACAGTCCCAAAATCGAAAACTATCTGGGCTTTCCCAGCGGCTTGTCGGGCATGGATTTGGCGCGGCGCGCGATCACGCAAGCCAAACGCTTCGGGGCGGAAATTCTCGAAGCGACCGAAGCGGTGCGCGTGCGCGCCGAGGACAAGTACCGCATCGTCACGCTCAAAGATGGTTCCGAAATTGTCGGCAAGACGTTGTTGATGGCGAGCGGCGCGACGTTTCGCCGACTCGACGTGCCCGGCGTTAAAGAGCTGACCGGCGCGGGCGTGTACTACGGCGCGGCGTTCACCGAGGCGACGTACTATCGCGATCAACCGGTGTTCGTCATCGGCGGCGCGAACTCGGCGGGGCAAGGCGCGATGTTCCTGAGCCGATTCGCGAGCCAGGTCACGATGTTGATTCGCCGCGAATCGCAATGGTCGTCCAAGTATTTGCGCGACGCGGAAGAAGCGAATCCAAAGATCGAACGACTCTTCAACACCGAGGTCGTCGAGATTCACGGCGTCCCCGGAAAACTCGCAGAGATCGTCGTCAAAAATAATCAGACGGGCGAAACGCGCACCCTGCCCGGCGCGGCAGTGTTTGTCTTTATCGGCGCGATGCCCAACAGCGAAGTCGTCAAGGGCTTGGTCGAAACGAACGAAAAAGGATTCATCCTCACTGGCTCGGACTTGATGCGCGACGGCAAGCGACCGAAAGGATGGACGCTCGACCGCGATCCCTACATCCTCGAAACAAGTTGCCCCGGCATTTTCGCGGCGGGCGATGTGCGCTTTGGCACGAACAATCGCGTCGCGCACGCAACGGGCGAAGGCGGCGTCGCGATTGCCGCGATTCAACGATACCTGGAAACAGTCTGA